One window of the Peptacetobacter hiranonis genome contains the following:
- a CDS encoding polysaccharide deacetylase family protein has product MTDNKETKKSTSQSKKKSAAKAAKRRKKKQQQRIIIIGAVVLIVAVCAVLFNVLAGNKVYDKSNPRSADLTTTTLTEMVENTSKEAEKGPEKTSGKTVYITIDDGPSKYTDQMLKILEKYNAKATFFMINGNMKAYPQQVKNIANSTSTAGFHSVTHDVKQLYKAPDAAKKEFDQCSKTYTDITGKTSKVIRIPFGSKPYTTQASYDNMVAAGYKIWDWNVDTNDWRGNAAQIMNVVKTYGNGHNVIILMHEKPQTLEAFDALVKYYADNGYEFAAVGQNEKPKNFWLQNLSLN; this is encoded by the coding sequence ATGACAGATAATAAAGAAACAAAAAAATCGACTTCACAGAGTAAAAAGAAGTCAGCTGCAAAAGCTGCTAAAAGAAGAAAAAAGAAACAGCAGCAGAGAATAATTATAATAGGTGCAGTAGTTTTAATAGTTGCGGTTTGTGCAGTACTATTCAATGTACTTGCTGGTAATAAAGTGTATGATAAGTCAAATCCAAGAAGTGCAGATTTAACAACTACAACACTTACAGAAATGGTTGAAAATACTTCAAAAGAGGCAGAAAAAGGACCAGAAAAAACATCAGGAAAAACAGTATATATAACAATAGATGATGGACCATCAAAATATACTGATCAGATGTTAAAAATACTTGAAAAATATAATGCTAAAGCTACATTCTTCATGATAAATGGAAATATGAAAGCTTACCCACAGCAGGTTAAAAACATAGCAAATAGTACAAGTACAGCTGGATTCCACAGTGTAACTCACGATGTAAAACAGTTATACAAAGCTCCAGATGCTGCTAAAAAAGAATTTGACCAGTGCTCTAAAACTTATACAGATATAACTGGAAAAACTTCAAAAGTAATAAGAATACCATTTGGTAGTAAACCATATACTACACAGGCTTCATATGACAATATGGTAGCTGCTGGATATAAAATTTGGGACTGGAATGTAGACACTAACGACTGGAGAGGAAACGCAGCCCAGATAATGAATGTAGTAAAAACTTATGGAAATGGTCACAATGTAATAATATTAATGCATGAAAAACCACAGACATTAGAAGCATTTGATGCTTTAGTAAAATACTATGCTGATAATGGATACGAATTTGCAGCAGTAGGACAGAATGAAAAACCTAAAAACTTCTGGTTACAGAATTTAAGTTTAAACTAA
- a CDS encoding MarR family winged helix-turn-helix transcriptional regulator, whose translation MLKKEDVIRYSAGIHFSQERLFNAFLREKGIKNISISKFRVLEVLWKNKEEGIVFSGICQETDLAKSTVSIMLSNMEEQGLIYRVAQGTDIQNVLFYPTEEGCKYKNEYYEIMDKIYEIIYEGVSEEEKEVYEKVLTTITENYKKRIYKKKRK comes from the coding sequence ATGTTAAAAAAAGAAGATGTTATAAGATATTCAGCAGGGATACATTTTTCTCAGGAAAGATTATTTAATGCATTTTTAAGAGAAAAAGGAATAAAAAATATATCTATATCTAAATTCAGAGTTCTTGAAGTATTATGGAAGAATAAAGAAGAAGGAATTGTATTCAGTGGAATATGCCAGGAGACAGATCTTGCAAAATCAACAGTTTCAATAATGCTTTCAAATATGGAAGAACAGGGGCTAATATATAGAGTAGCTCAGGGAACAGATATTCAGAATGTATTATTCTATCCAACAGAAGAAGGATGCAAGTACAAAAACGAATACTATGAAATAATGGATAAAATATACGAAATCATATACGAAGGTGTTAGTGAAGAAGAAAAAGAAGTATATGAAAAAGTATTAACAACAATAACTGAAAACTATAAAAAGAGAATATATAAGAAGAAAAGAAAATAA
- a CDS encoding IS91 family transposase: MNVLKKQKDEKIIKKILKNHFEEFKLKYWNKVRREMRDQIENTVIKALNCGNIEKGYIKHKCIDCGEEYIQGFTCKSKFCTKCGRKYSMEWAEKQVENILDVSHRHAVFTIPEELRVYFYRKRELLKDLQDATYKVLDSFHKKKTNGDYELGVIAVVHTFGGDLKWNPHIHALYTEGGIDRNNKWFKKLDFIPYTYMKKVWRKLVLDIIKNNFRDRKTRNLINKLYKKEFYVNAERRLTNIKQATQYIGRYLARPAIAEYRIINYDGKNVTYWYENKKPKGKREITVNVLEFIGKITQHIHPKGFRVARRYGLYSRVKNKLSIEILKLYNFMRHRNISKLIKKKNTVKKNFKDRLIESFGVNPYICKKCGKDMILWEIWHYKYGLIYNVLDKSNYKRIIYEEIIEKEISLNTTTQKELF; encoded by the coding sequence ATGAATGTATTGAAAAAACAAAAAGATGAAAAAATCATTAAGAAAATATTAAAAAATCACTTTGAAGAATTCAAACTAAAATATTGGAATAAAGTTAGAAGAGAAATGAGGGATCAGATAGAAAATACTGTAATAAAGGCTTTAAATTGTGGAAATATAGAAAAAGGATATATAAAACATAAATGTATAGACTGTGGAGAGGAGTATATTCAAGGGTTCACTTGTAAAAGTAAGTTTTGCACAAAGTGTGGAAGAAAATATTCTATGGAATGGGCAGAAAAACAGGTAGAAAATATTCTTGATGTTTCTCATAGACATGCAGTTTTCACAATTCCAGAGGAGTTAAGAGTCTATTTCTACAGAAAGCGAGAGCTTTTAAAAGATTTACAAGATGCTACATATAAGGTATTAGATAGTTTTCATAAAAAGAAAACAAATGGAGATTATGAATTAGGGGTAATTGCTGTAGTACACACTTTTGGTGGAGATTTAAAATGGAATCCTCACATACATGCCTTATACACCGAAGGTGGAATAGATAGAAATAATAAGTGGTTTAAAAAATTAGATTTCATACCGTATACATATATGAAAAAAGTATGGCGAAAGTTGGTACTAGATATAATAAAAAACAACTTTAGAGATAGAAAAACTAGAAATTTGATAAATAAGTTATATAAGAAAGAATTCTATGTAAATGCAGAAAGACGTTTAACTAATATAAAACAGGCAACTCAATATATAGGTAGATATTTGGCTAGACCAGCTATCGCTGAGTATAGAATAATTAATTACGATGGGAAAAATGTAACTTACTGGTATGAAAACAAAAAACCTAAGGGAAAAAGAGAAATAACTGTAAATGTATTAGAATTTATAGGTAAAATAACCCAACATATTCACCCGAAGGGTTTTAGAGTTGCAAGAAGATACGGTCTATATTCAAGAGTAAAAAATAAATTAAGCATAGAAATATTGAAATTATATAATTTTATGAGACACAGAAATATATCTAAGCTGATAAAAAAGAAGAATACAGTAAAGAAAAATTTTAAAGATAGATTGATAGAATCATTTGGAGTAAATCCTTATATTTGTAAAAAGTGTGGAAAAGACATGATTCTATGGGAAATATGGCATTATAAATATGGATTAATATATAATGTACTAGATAAATCAAATTATAAAAGAATAATCTACGAAGAAATTATAGAAAAAGAAATTTCTTTGAATACAACAACACAAAAAGAATTATTTTAA
- a CDS encoding bifunctional dihydroorotate dehydrogenase B NAD binding subunit/NADPH-dependent glutamate synthase: MSFRIVKKERLTDKIFAMEIEAPRVAKAANPGQFIIIKIDEKGERVPLTIADYDKEKGTVKIVLQTVGASTIKLAEIEENDFVNDFVGPLGNPSEFIYEDIEDLKKENIIFVAGGVGAAPVYPQVKWLKEHGIDCDVIIGARSKDLIILEDEMKKIARDVYVSTDDGSYGFNGRVTDCLKDLIDNKGKKYTRAIVIGPMIMMKFMCMLTKELNIPTTVSLNTIMVDGTGMCGACRVTVGDEVKFACCDGPEFDGHLVDFDEAMRRQTMFKTPEGRAILKIEEGDTHSHGGCGCQEDKKKSIRVPVREQDPKERAKNFEEVCLGYNKEEAMREAERCLNCKNPRCVKGCPVKINIPAFISKVKDGDIEGAAKVISISSSLPSVCGRVCPQESQCEGQCVVGIKNDPLAIGKLERFVGDWSRENGVSFGVEEESNGIKVAVVGSGPSGLACAGDLAKKGYDVTIFEAFHEAGGVLTYGIPEFRLPKQKVVQSEINNIKKLGVKIETNVVIGRTITVDELIENEGFEAIFIGSGAGLPTFMGIPGENANGVLSANEYLTRVNLMKAYDDSYDTPINIGKKAAIVGGGNVAMDAARTALRLGSEASIVYRRSDKELPARAEEVHHAKEEGIIFHTLTNPKEILVNEDGSIRGMVCVKMELGEPDESGRRRPIEIPGSEFEMEADTVIMALGTRPNPLISSTTKGLDVNRKKCIVVNEDEQTSKEGVYAGGDAVTGAATVISAMGAGKTAAASIDKYLKEKHAND, encoded by the coding sequence ATGAGTTTTAGAATAGTAAAAAAAGAACGCTTAACAGACAAGATTTTTGCAATGGAAATTGAAGCTCCTAGAGTTGCTAAGGCAGCAAACCCTGGTCAGTTTATAATCATCAAAATAGATGAGAAGGGTGAACGTGTTCCTCTAACAATAGCTGACTATGATAAAGAAAAGGGTACAGTTAAAATAGTGCTACAGACTGTTGGGGCATCAACAATAAAACTTGCTGAGATTGAGGAAAACGATTTCGTTAATGACTTTGTTGGTCCTCTAGGAAATCCAAGTGAATTTATATATGAAGATATAGAAGATCTTAAAAAAGAAAATATCATATTCGTGGCCGGTGGTGTAGGAGCAGCTCCAGTTTATCCACAGGTTAAATGGTTAAAAGAACATGGTATAGACTGTGATGTTATCATAGGTGCTAGATCTAAAGACCTTATAATATTAGAAGATGAAATGAAAAAAATAGCTAGAGATGTTTATGTGTCTACTGATGATGGCTCTTATGGATTTAACGGAAGAGTTACAGATTGTTTAAAAGACTTAATAGATAATAAAGGTAAAAAATACACTAGAGCAATAGTTATCGGTCCAATGATAATGATGAAATTTATGTGTATGCTTACTAAAGAACTTAATATACCAACTACAGTAAGTTTAAATACTATAATGGTTGATGGTACAGGTATGTGTGGTGCATGTCGTGTTACTGTTGGTGATGAAGTTAAATTTGCTTGCTGTGATGGACCAGAATTTGATGGACATCTTGTAGATTTCGACGAAGCTATGAGAAGACAGACAATGTTCAAAACTCCTGAAGGTAGAGCTATATTAAAAATAGAAGAAGGAGATACTCACAGCCATGGTGGATGTGGATGTCAGGAAGATAAGAAAAAATCAATAAGAGTTCCAGTAAGAGAACAGGATCCAAAAGAAAGAGCTAAAAACTTTGAAGAAGTTTGCTTAGGATATAATAAAGAAGAAGCAATGAGAGAAGCTGAAAGATGTCTAAACTGTAAGAATCCTAGATGTGTTAAGGGATGTCCAGTAAAAATAAACATACCAGCATTTATATCTAAAGTTAAAGATGGAGATATAGAAGGTGCTGCAAAAGTAATATCTATATCAAGCTCACTTCCATCTGTTTGTGGTCGTGTATGTCCACAGGAAAGCCAGTGTGAAGGTCAGTGTGTAGTAGGTATAAAAAATGACCCACTAGCAATAGGAAAACTTGAAAGATTTGTTGGTGACTGGTCTAGAGAAAATGGAGTTAGTTTTGGTGTAGAAGAAGAATCAAATGGAATAAAAGTTGCAGTAGTAGGTAGTGGACCTTCAGGTCTTGCTTGTGCTGGTGACTTAGCTAAAAAAGGATATGATGTTACAATATTTGAAGCATTCCATGAAGCTGGTGGAGTTTTAACTTATGGAATACCAGAATTTAGACTTCCAAAACAGAAAGTTGTTCAGTCAGAAATAAACAACATCAAAAAACTAGGTGTTAAAATAGAAACTAACGTTGTTATAGGTAGAACTATAACAGTAGACGAATTAATAGAAAATGAAGGCTTTGAAGCTATATTTATAGGTTCAGGAGCAGGACTTCCAACATTTATGGGAATACCAGGAGAAAATGCTAACGGTGTTCTTTCTGCAAATGAATACTTAACAAGAGTAAACTTAATGAAAGCTTACGATGATTCTTACGATACTCCTATAAATATAGGTAAGAAAGCGGCTATAGTTGGTGGAGGAAACGTTGCAATGGATGCAGCTAGAACTGCACTTAGATTAGGATCAGAAGCTTCTATAGTATATAGAAGAAGTGATAAAGAGCTTCCAGCAAGAGCAGAAGAAGTACACCATGCTAAAGAAGAGGGAATAATCTTCCATACATTAACTAATCCAAAAGAAATATTAGTAAATGAAGATGGTTCTATAAGAGGTATGGTATGCGTTAAGATGGAATTAGGTGAACCTGATGAATCAGGAAGAAGAAGACCTATAGAAATACCAGGTTCTGAATTTGAAATGGAAGCAGATACAGTTATAATGGCTCTTGGAACAAGACCAAATCCATTAATATCTTCAACAACTAAAGGACTAGATGTAAACAGAAAGAAATGTATAGTAGTTAATGAAGATGAACAGACTTCTAAAGAAGGTGTATATGCAGGTGGGGATGCAGTAACAGGTGCTGCAACAGTAATATCTGCTATGGGTGCTGGAAAAACAGCAGCAGCTTCTATAGATAAATACTTAAAAGAAAAACATGCAAATGATTAA
- a CDS encoding ATP-binding cassette domain-containing protein yields the protein MSATLRIQGLSKKFGKQVVLDNINLEIEPGHIYGILGRNGTGKTTICNIITDKLFADNGEVTLDGEKISGNPEQLKRICHVKEADVFSTDTKVKDIFKTYSYFFENYDKETEERLVKRFGINTKKAYGKLSRGQKSAVTVTAALASNAEITIFDEPTTGLDVANRKIFYEELMEKYSEDMGTYIIITHQVGEIERIIEKLIIIGGNKIAIDTDVDNFKSKSNLLSGKEEDLKKLSFYGDSKEFKKFGSTKTIFYYGNISGDDLETIRERDIEVGKAEFEDAFVTITKEVN from the coding sequence ATGAGTGCAACTCTTAGAATACAAGGATTGAGCAAGAAATTTGGAAAACAAGTAGTATTAGACAACATAAATTTAGAAATAGAGCCGGGACATATATACGGAATACTTGGAAGAAATGGTACGGGAAAAACAACCATTTGCAATATAATAACAGATAAACTATTTGCAGATAACGGAGAGGTTACATTGGATGGAGAAAAAATATCAGGAAATCCAGAACAGTTAAAAAGAATATGTCATGTAAAAGAAGCTGATGTTTTTTCTACAGATACTAAAGTTAAAGATATATTCAAAACATATAGCTATTTCTTTGAAAACTACGATAAAGAAACTGAAGAAAGATTAGTTAAAAGATTTGGTATAAATACTAAAAAAGCATATGGAAAGCTTTCAAGAGGACAAAAATCGGCTGTAACAGTTACAGCAGCGCTTGCATCAAATGCAGAAATAACAATATTTGACGAACCAACTACGGGATTAGATGTAGCTAATAGAAAAATATTCTATGAAGAGTTAATGGAAAAATACTCAGAAGATATGGGTACATACATAATAATAACTCACCAAGTTGGAGAAATAGAACGAATAATAGAAAAGTTAATAATAATCGGCGGAAATAAAATTGCAATAGATACAGATGTAGATAATTTTAAAAGTAAATCAAACTTATTATCTGGAAAAGAAGAAGATTTAAAGAAATTATCATTTTATGGGGATTCAAAGGAATTTAAAAAGTTTGGATCTACAAAGACAATTTTCTACTATGGAAATATATCAGGTGATGATTTAGAAACAATAAGAGAAAGAGATATAGAAGTTGGGAAGGCAGAATTTGAAGATGCATTCGTAACAATTACGAAAGAGGTGAATTAA